In the genome of Siniperca chuatsi isolate FFG_IHB_CAS linkage group LG17, ASM2008510v1, whole genome shotgun sequence, one region contains:
- the flot1a gene encoding flotillin-1a isoform X2, whose product MFYTCGPNEAMVVSGFCRSPPMMIAGGRVFVVPCIQQIQRISLNTLTLNVKSDKVYTRHGVPVSVTGIAQMKIQGQNKQMLAAACQMFMGKSEAEIAHIALETLEGHQRAIIAHLTVEEIYKDRKKFSEQVFKVASSDLVNMGISVVSYTLKDVHDDQDYLHSLGKARTAQVQKDARIGEAKNKRDAVIREAHAMQEKISAQYKNEIDMAKAQRDYELKKAAYDIEVNTKKAESEMAYQLQVAKTKQRIEEEKMQVQVVERAQQIMLQEQEITRREKELEAKVKKPADAERYRLERLAEAQRLKLIMEAEAEAESIRIKGEAEAFAVEAKGRAEAEQMSKKAEAFQQYKDGAMVDMLLEKLPLMAEEISRPLCEASKVTMVSSGGGEVGAAKLSGEVLEIMTRLPETLEKLTGVSISQVTSRTD is encoded by the exons ATGTTCTACACCTGTGGTCCCAACGAGGCTATGGTGGTGTCAG GGTTCTGTCGTTCTCCTCCAATGATGATAGCTGGAGGCCGAGTGTTCGTCGTTCCGTGCATTCAGCAGATACAGAG GATCTCCCTGAACACTCTGACTCTGAATGTGAAGAGCGATAAAGTCTACACCCGCCACGGGGTGCCGGTCTCTGTAACCGGGATAGCCCAG ATGAAGATCCAGGGTCAGAATAAACAGATGCTGGCTGCAGCCTGCCAAATGTTCATGGGGAAGTCAGAGGCCGAGATTGCTCACATCGCCTTGGAGACGCTGGAGGGACACCAGCGGGCCATCATCGCCCACCTGACTGTTGAG GAGATCTACAAGGACCGAAAGAAGTTCTCAGAGCAGGTTTTTAAGGTGGCTTCTTCTGACCTGGTCAACATGGGCATCAGCGTGGTCAGCTACACACTCAAAGATGTTCATGACGATCAG GATTATCTGCATTCACTGGGGAAGGCTCGAACAGCCCAGGTTCAGAAAGACGCTCGCATTGGAGAGGCCAAGAACAAGAGAGATGCTGTGATCAGG gaggCCCATGCAATGCAGGAGAAAATCTCGGCTCAGTACAAGAATGAGATCGACATGGCAAAGGCCCAGAGGGACTATGAGCTGAAGAAGGCAGCCTATGACATCGAGGTCAACACTAAGAAGGCTGAGTCAGAGATGGCCTACCAGCTGCAG GTAGCGAAGACGAAGCAACGTATTGAGGAGGAGAAGATGCAGGTCCAGGTGGTTGAGCGGGCGCAGCAAATCATGCTGCAGGAGCAGGAGATCACCCGCAGGGAGAAGGAGCTGGAGGCCAAGGTGAAGAAACCTGCAGACGCTGAGAGGTACCGCCTGGAGAGACTGGCTGAGGCTCAGCG TCTTAAGTTGATCATGGAGGCAGAGGCCGAAGCTGAGTCCATCAGG ATTAAAGGTGAGGCTGAGGCATTTGCAGTGGAGGCCAAGGGTCGCgctgaggcagagcagatgtCAAAGAAGGCAGAGGCCTTCCAGCAGTACAAGGATGGAGCCATGGTGGACATGCTGCTGGAAAAACTGCCTCTG ATGGCAGAAGAGATCAGCAGACCTCTGTGTGAAGCCAGCAAGGTTACCATGGTGTCCAGTGGAGGCGGGGAGGTGGGCGCAGCCAAACTCTCAGGAGAGGTGCTGGAAATCATGACCCGCCTCCCTGAGACGTTGGAGAAACTGACCGGAGTCAGCATCTCCCAG GTGACCTCTCGTACTGACTGA
- the flot1a gene encoding flotillin-1a isoform X1, protein MFYTCGPNEAMVVSGFCRSPPMMIAGGRVFVVPCIQQIQRISLNTLTLNVKSDKVYTRHGVPVSVTGIAQMKIQGQNKQMLAAACQMFMGKSEAEIAHIALETLEGHQRAIIAHLTVEEIYKDRKKFSEQVFKVASSDLVNMGISVVSYTLKDVHDDQDYLHSLGKARTAQVQKDARIGEAKNKRDAVIREAHAMQEKISAQYKNEIDMAKAQRDYELKKAAYDIEVNTKKAESEMAYQLQVAKTKQRIEEEKMQVQVVERAQQIMLQEQEITRREKELEAKVKKPADAERYRLERLAEAQRLKLIMEAEAEAESIRIKGEAEAFAVEAKGRAEAEQMSKKAEAFQQYKDGAMVDMLLEKLPLMAEEISRPLCEASKVTMVSSGGGEVGAAKLSGEVLEIMTRLPETLEKLTGVSISQGTEELNTDTHTVLAFYHHVHG, encoded by the exons ATGTTCTACACCTGTGGTCCCAACGAGGCTATGGTGGTGTCAG GGTTCTGTCGTTCTCCTCCAATGATGATAGCTGGAGGCCGAGTGTTCGTCGTTCCGTGCATTCAGCAGATACAGAG GATCTCCCTGAACACTCTGACTCTGAATGTGAAGAGCGATAAAGTCTACACCCGCCACGGGGTGCCGGTCTCTGTAACCGGGATAGCCCAG ATGAAGATCCAGGGTCAGAATAAACAGATGCTGGCTGCAGCCTGCCAAATGTTCATGGGGAAGTCAGAGGCCGAGATTGCTCACATCGCCTTGGAGACGCTGGAGGGACACCAGCGGGCCATCATCGCCCACCTGACTGTTGAG GAGATCTACAAGGACCGAAAGAAGTTCTCAGAGCAGGTTTTTAAGGTGGCTTCTTCTGACCTGGTCAACATGGGCATCAGCGTGGTCAGCTACACACTCAAAGATGTTCATGACGATCAG GATTATCTGCATTCACTGGGGAAGGCTCGAACAGCCCAGGTTCAGAAAGACGCTCGCATTGGAGAGGCCAAGAACAAGAGAGATGCTGTGATCAGG gaggCCCATGCAATGCAGGAGAAAATCTCGGCTCAGTACAAGAATGAGATCGACATGGCAAAGGCCCAGAGGGACTATGAGCTGAAGAAGGCAGCCTATGACATCGAGGTCAACACTAAGAAGGCTGAGTCAGAGATGGCCTACCAGCTGCAG GTAGCGAAGACGAAGCAACGTATTGAGGAGGAGAAGATGCAGGTCCAGGTGGTTGAGCGGGCGCAGCAAATCATGCTGCAGGAGCAGGAGATCACCCGCAGGGAGAAGGAGCTGGAGGCCAAGGTGAAGAAACCTGCAGACGCTGAGAGGTACCGCCTGGAGAGACTGGCTGAGGCTCAGCG TCTTAAGTTGATCATGGAGGCAGAGGCCGAAGCTGAGTCCATCAGG ATTAAAGGTGAGGCTGAGGCATTTGCAGTGGAGGCCAAGGGTCGCgctgaggcagagcagatgtCAAAGAAGGCAGAGGCCTTCCAGCAGTACAAGGATGGAGCCATGGTGGACATGCTGCTGGAAAAACTGCCTCTG ATGGCAGAAGAGATCAGCAGACCTCTGTGTGAAGCCAGCAAGGTTACCATGGTGTCCAGTGGAGGCGGGGAGGTGGGCGCAGCCAAACTCTCAGGAGAGGTGCTGGAAATCATGACCCGCCTCCCTGAGACGTTGGAGAAACTGACCGGAGTCAGCATCTCCCAG GGGACAGAAGAActcaacactgacacacatacagtcctGGCATTTTATCACCATGTTCATGGATAA